Genomic segment of bacterium:
TTTCCTACTCGTATTTCTTTGTAAATAACTGGCCCACGTGAAGTTAATTTAATAAGAATTGCAATAATAAAAAATAACGGTGATAGAAAAACAAGACCTAATAGAGCACCAATTACATCCATAAAGCGTTTAATTTGATAATACCTTCTCTTTTCCATACCTTCCTCTTCCACTTTCTATCTTTAAAAAATAAGAGAAAAAGAGTTTATCGCTTCTTTTCCTCTGTTAATTGTAATTGTATTATACCACATATTTTCAATCCTGTCAAATAACTTTTACTCGACAAAATAGGAAGAAATATGTTATACTTATTTATATGTTGGTTGTTCCTGTAGTTACATCTAACTTTTTAATAACAAAGGATAATAAAAAAATAGCCTATGACCATTATCAATTTGGGCACGATAAGGTAATTGTAATAGCACATGGTTTTTTCAATAGCAAGGATGCAGTTTTAATCCAACGATTAAAAGACATTATTATTGATTCGTATGATGTTATCATTTTCGACTTTCGCGGTCATGGCAAAAGTAAAGGACTTTTTACCTGGACAACGAAAGAGTGTTATGATTTAGAGCGTGTATTGGAATATGCTAAGGAAAACTATTCCCAAATTGGGATAATTGGAATTTCTTACGGTGCCGCGGTCAGCATCCAGATTTTGTCTGAACGAAATGATATAGCTACTTTTATCGCCATAAGCGCACCCTATGACAGCATGAAAATTGATTATCATTTCTGGAATCTTGATC
This window contains:
- a CDS encoding alpha/beta hydrolase gives rise to the protein MLVVPVVTSNFLITKDNKKIAYDHYQFGHDKVIVIAHGFFNSKDAVLIQRLKDIIIDSYDVIIFDFRGHGKSKGLFTWTTKECYDLERVLEYAKENYSQIGIIGISYGAAVSIQILSERNDIATFIAISAPYDSMKIDYHFWNLDLENDIFYNLGAGGKNKGVMPGPFWMPKKKPIDLVDKITCPVLYIHGEKDWVTRKYHSVKLYEKTKAKKKIAIIKDGSHAEYLLRPNKGGAETVELIVNWLKETLF